The following proteins are encoded in a genomic region of Neovison vison isolate M4711 chromosome 12, ASM_NN_V1, whole genome shotgun sequence:
- the YAF2 gene encoding YY1-associated factor 2 isoform X2, with amino-acid sequence MGDKKSPTRPKRQPKPSSDEGYWDCSVCTFRNSAEAFKCMMCDVRKGTSTRDSKEGGKLLSYSTASLGVRGTLRNRVGGGSSEEKKQAEYLAPGRRRNRVHRGVGPGQRSGPSLKEA; translated from the exons ATGGGAGACAAGAAGAGCCCGACCAG GCCGAAGCGGCAGCCGAAGCCGTCCTCGGATGAGGGTTACTGGGACTGTAGCGTCTGCACCTTCCGGAACAGCGCCGAGGCCTTCAAGTGCATGATGTGCGATGTGCGGAAGGGCACCTCCACCCG GGACAGCAAGGAAGGGGGGAAGCTGTTGTCCTACTCCACAGCCAGTCTTGGGGTTAGAGGAACCCTAAGAAATAGAGTAGGTGGTGGCAGctcagaagagaagaaacaggcCGAATACCTGGCACCTGGAAGAAGAAGGAATAGAGTGCACAGGGGAGTTGGCCCAGGACAGAGAAGTGGGCCTAGTTTAAAAGAGgcttga
- the LOC122890940 gene encoding LOW QUALITY PROTEIN: inorganic pyrophosphatase 2, mitochondrial-like (The sequence of the model RefSeq protein was modified relative to this genomic sequence to represent the inferred CDS: inserted 2 bases in 1 codon), protein MIGSQRKKRVEKEKDKKGKYRLPLLRTVWGWRAGPPAAARLRQGXSAGPGPHGAKAQAFYRTVERGQLYSPDYRLCFKNVAVHYISPFHDIPLKVDSTEENGIPTKRARNDEHENLFNMVVEVPRWTNAKMEIATKEPLNPIKQDIKNGKLRYVANIFPYKGYIWNYGALPQTWEDPHQKDKSTDCCGDNDPIDVCEIGSKVLSCGEVIHVKILGILALIDQGETDWKIIAINVNDPKASKFHDIDDVKKYKPGYLEAMLNWFRFYKVPEGKPENQFAFNREFENKAFALEVIKSTHECWKTLLMKKCDGGAIGCTNVQVCDSPFHCTQEEARSIVELVSSSPNKGSKEEEQVWHFLGK, encoded by the exons ATGATTGGCAGTCAG AGAAAAAAGAgagtagaaaaagagaaagataaaaaaggtAAGTACAGGCTGCCGCTCCTGCGCACCGTCTGGGGCTGGCGCGCGGGACCCCCCGCGGCCGCCCGCCTGCGCCAGGG GAGTGCAGGGCCTGGGCCGCACGGCGCCAAGGCCCAGGCCTTCTACCGCACGGTGGAGCGCGGCCAGCTCTACTCCCCCGATTACCGCCTCTGCTTCAAGAATGTAGCTGTTCACTACATTTCCCCCTTTCATGATATTCCTCTCAAGGTGGACTCAACGGAGGAAAATGGCATTCCTACAAAGAGAGCACGAAATGATGAACACGAGAATTTGTTTAATATGGTTGTAGAAGTACCTCGGTGGACAAATGCTAAAATGGAGATTGCCACAAAGGAGCCATTGAATCCCATTAAACAAGATATAAAGAATGGCAAGCTACGTTATGTGGCAAATATCTTTCCTTACAAGGGTTATATCTGGAATTATGGTGCCCTCCCACAGACTTGGGAAGATCcccatcaaaaagataagagtaCAGACTGCTGTGGAGATAATGATCCTATTGATGTTTGTGAAATAGGCTCAAAGGTTCTTTCTTGTGGAGAGGTTATTCATGTGAAGATCCTTGGAATTTTGGCTCTTATTGATCAGGGTGAAACAGATTGGAAAATAATTGCTATCAATGTGAATGATCCCAAAGCCTCAAAGTTTCATGATATTGATGATGTTAAGAAATACAAACCAGGTTACTTGGAAGCTATGCTTAATTGGTTTAGATTTTATAAGGTGCCAGAAGGAAAACCTGAAAACCAGTTTGCTTTTAATAGAGAATTCGAAAACAAGGCTTTTGCTCTTGAAGTTATTAAATCTACTcatgaatgttggaaaacattgCTTATGAAGAAGTGTGATGGAGGGGCTATAGGTTGCACAAATGTGCAGGTATGTGACAGCCCTTTCCATTGCACTCAAGAGGAAGCAAGATCAATAGTTGAACTGGTGTCATCATCACCAAATAAGGGAAGTAAAGAAGAAGAGCAAGTGTGGCACTTCCTTGGCAAGTGA